From one Gemella morbillorum genomic stretch:
- the recJ gene encoding single-stranded-DNA-specific exonuclease RecJ encodes MGIKYKWLYPINNENFLMQLEEYNISKNIAKILDSRGIHEISEVKKFFSDDYEEGYDPFLMHDMKRAVDRINDAIENEEKILVYGDYDADGITSTVLLVETLISLGANVSSYIPNRFDEGYGPNKEAFTKIIESGITLIITVDNGIAGVEEVNLANELGCDVIITDHHKIQDVIPSAYAVIHPEHPDGNYPFGKLAGVGVAFKLAHALLEIFPDFLLDLVAIGTIADMVSLTDENRIFVKQGLELINEDPRIGIKMLLELSGITSKVDEQTIGFYIAPKLNSIGRMSSAKLGLSFLMAEDAYDAKILAEKIEEYNIQRKSVTEDIVKDIISKIENSDKKNKNVIMIYGDYHEGVLGIVASNIVERYQRPVLIMTNKDGILKGSARSIFDFNIYTAVNKIGDKFIAYGGHTLAAGFSFEENNFETIEEELNKDFAEYKNTNELKSTKTIDIVTSLEEMSYQFLNSLDALKPYGMDFEKPTILLENAKILDKAYFGAEKQYMRLTIADEVGSLECISFKENSAFNSIEKNDIIDLLCTLDKNNFNGRTKLQAHIIDMEIKEFLFEDLRGINFNIDNIPNNCLKLSKHLVNKENNFYSYKDLADIDETFENIYLLDIPQNRKQVEELLELKPKKIHLVCSESKVMSDIYKIDKNRLIKLFNLLINSSNKQINISQHLDSILKVLVTNVDSLKIMIQIFQELNLVTVENNTIILNPDYEIVDLKKSSSFVRMENIFEMERIFLKESIENINKVFS; translated from the coding sequence ATGGGGATTAAGTATAAATGGCTCTATCCTATAAATAATGAAAACTTTCTAATGCAGCTTGAGGAGTACAATATTTCAAAAAATATTGCCAAAATTCTTGATTCTAGAGGAATTCATGAAATAAGTGAAGTAAAAAAATTTTTTTCTGACGATTACGAAGAAGGATATGATCCGTTTTTAATGCACGACATGAAACGTGCAGTTGATCGAATCAACGATGCAATAGAAAATGAAGAGAAGATTCTTGTATATGGGGACTATGATGCTGATGGAATCACCTCAACAGTATTATTAGTGGAAACATTGATATCACTTGGTGCTAATGTTTCGTCATATATTCCTAATAGATTTGATGAAGGATATGGTCCTAATAAAGAGGCATTTACAAAAATTATTGAATCTGGTATTACATTAATTATTACAGTTGACAATGGTATTGCAGGTGTGGAAGAAGTAAACCTTGCAAACGAGCTTGGTTGTGATGTTATTATTACTGATCATCACAAAATTCAAGATGTTATCCCTAGCGCTTATGCAGTTATTCATCCAGAGCATCCAGATGGTAATTATCCATTTGGGAAACTTGCTGGAGTAGGAGTTGCATTTAAACTTGCTCATGCTTTATTAGAAATTTTCCCGGATTTTCTTTTGGATTTAGTTGCAATAGGAACAATTGCAGATATGGTATCATTAACTGATGAAAATAGAATCTTTGTTAAACAAGGATTAGAATTAATTAATGAAGATCCTCGTATCGGGATAAAAATGTTACTAGAATTATCAGGTATTACTTCAAAAGTTGATGAACAAACTATTGGTTTTTATATTGCACCTAAGCTGAATTCTATTGGTCGTATGAGTAGCGCTAAGTTAGGTCTATCTTTTTTAATGGCAGAAGATGCTTACGATGCAAAAATTCTTGCGGAAAAAATAGAAGAGTATAATATTCAGAGGAAGTCTGTTACAGAAGATATAGTGAAGGATATTATTTCAAAAATAGAAAATAGTGATAAGAAAAATAAAAATGTTATTATGATTTATGGAGATTATCATGAGGGTGTTTTGGGTATAGTTGCCTCTAATATTGTGGAAAGATATCAAAGACCGGTTCTTATTATGACTAATAAAGATGGAATCTTAAAAGGGTCTGCGAGAAGTATTTTTGATTTTAATATTTATACTGCCGTAAACAAAATTGGAGATAAATTTATTGCTTATGGTGGACATACATTAGCTGCCGGTTTTTCTTTTGAAGAAAATAATTTTGAAACAATTGAAGAAGAACTTAATAAAGATTTTGCAGAATATAAAAATACAAACGAGTTAAAATCAACAAAAACTATTGATATAGTAACTTCATTAGAAGAAATGAGTTATCAATTTTTAAATTCGTTAGATGCATTGAAGCCTTATGGTATGGACTTTGAGAAGCCAACAATTTTATTAGAGAATGCTAAGATTTTAGATAAAGCATATTTTGGCGCAGAGAAACAGTATATGAGATTAACTATTGCAGACGAGGTTGGAAGTTTAGAATGTATAAGTTTTAAAGAGAATTCGGCTTTCAATTCTATAGAAAAGAATGATATTATTGATTTACTTTGTACTTTAGATAAAAATAATTTTAATGGTCGCACTAAATTACAAGCACATATTATTGATATGGAAATTAAAGAATTTTTATTCGAAGACTTACGTGGAATAAACTTTAATATAGATAATATTCCAAATAATTGCTTAAAACTTTCTAAGCACTTAGTAAATAAAGAGAATAATTTTTATAGTTACAAAGATTTAGCAGATATAGATGAGACATTTGAAAACATTTATTTATTAGATATACCACAAAATCGTAAACAAGTAGAAGAATTATTGGAGTTAAAACCTAAAAAAATACACCTAGTTTGTTCAGAAAGTAAAGTAATGTCTGATATTTATAAAATAGATAAAAATAGATTAATAAAGCTATTTAACCTTCTTATAAACTCATCCAACAAACAAATAAATATATCTCAACATTTGGATTCTATATTAAAAGTGCTGGTTACCAATGTTGATAGTCTTAAAATAATGATACAAATTTTTCAAGAGTTAAATTTAGTTACGGTTGAAAATAATACAATTATTTTAAATCCTGATTATGAAATTGTAGACTTAAAAAAATCTTCAAGTTTTGTTAGAATGGAAAATATTTTCGAAATGGAGAGAATTTTCCTAAAAGAAAGTATAGAGAATATTAATAAAGTATTTTCATAA
- a CDS encoding LapA family protein produces the protein MDNKLPYKVFGIVIAFVSVVTFFIMNYNSVPVSFIFFTLKLPLTLLFFICFFMGGIAASFYWYQRYKSLAKKYERTEKLLFTKEKLEDDSEE, from the coding sequence ATGGATAATAAATTACCATATAAAGTATTTGGGATTGTAATAGCATTTGTATCTGTTGTTACATTTTTTATTATGAATTATAACTCTGTGCCGGTATCATTTATATTCTTTACTTTAAAATTACCTTTAACATTGTTATTCTTTATTTGCTTTTTTATGGGGGGGATTGCTGCTAGTTTTTACTGGTATCAACGTTATAAATCTCTTGCAAAAAAATATGAACGAACTGAAAAATTACTATTTACAAAAGAAAAATTAGAGGATGATTCAGAAGAATAG
- the ligA gene encoding NAD-dependent DNA ligase LigA, with the protein MEHIKEEIFKLVALLNKYSYDYYVEDNPQISDTEYDTLYKQLEKLEQEYPEFILDNSPTQRVGDRVLDEFEKVIHKVPMLSLSNTFSIEDLRDFDSRISKLSSDNSIEYICELKIDGLAISINYENGKLVSAATRGDGMVGENVTENIKTIFSIPKTLKTKKSFEVRGEVYLPKKSFELLNKEREENNEVLFANPRNAAAGSLRQLDSKITAKRRLSAFIYSVVGDENINSQKMALTVAADLGLPVNPNFKLCKTIDEVVDYIMYWEEHKQDLPYEIDGIVIKVNSYLLQEEIGSTQKSPRWATAYKFPEEELATKLLDIELSVGRTGIITPVAVLNPINISGSTVSKASLHNKDIIDELDIHIGDMVVVKKAGEIIPKVVRVVEELRLANSEKYVMPNICPSCKSKTFTKEGDPFTRCLNPDCPEQNIRKIIHFASREALNIEGLGDKVVATLYEKGIIKHTIDLFSLDRNKLVELERMGDKSVDNLLNAIENSKQSSLDKVIFALGILNVGKKAGKILAEYYKNLTNFSKATVDELLELPDIGLITAESIVDYLSNDNNLRFINELIEIGMNPQYEIQNKNTDNIFSGKTIVLTGKLVELTRNEAKEYLERFGAKVTGSVTSKTDYVIAGEKAGSKLAKAEQLGIQVLSEDEFIDIMKEVQ; encoded by the coding sequence GTGGAACACATAAAAGAGGAAATTTTCAAACTGGTTGCACTGTTAAATAAGTATTCGTATGACTATTATGTAGAAGACAATCCACAAATTAGCGATACTGAGTATGATACATTATACAAACAACTAGAAAAATTAGAACAAGAATATCCAGAATTCATTCTAGACAATTCTCCAACACAAAGAGTGGGAGATAGAGTACTAGATGAATTTGAAAAAGTTATACATAAAGTTCCTATGTTGAGTTTATCAAATACTTTTTCAATAGAAGACTTAAGAGACTTTGATAGTAGGATAAGTAAGTTATCTTCAGATAACAGTATAGAGTATATTTGTGAATTGAAGATAGATGGATTGGCAATTTCAATTAATTATGAAAATGGTAAATTGGTGAGTGCCGCTACACGTGGAGATGGTATGGTTGGAGAGAATGTTACAGAAAATATTAAGACTATATTTTCTATTCCAAAAACTCTTAAAACTAAAAAATCATTTGAAGTTCGAGGAGAAGTATATCTCCCTAAAAAGTCATTTGAACTTCTTAATAAAGAACGTGAAGAAAACAATGAAGTTTTATTTGCTAATCCACGTAATGCTGCAGCAGGATCGCTTAGACAATTAGATTCTAAAATAACGGCTAAAAGAAGATTATCGGCATTTATTTATTCTGTTGTTGGTGATGAAAATATTAACTCACAAAAAATGGCATTGACAGTAGCAGCTGATTTAGGTCTACCAGTTAACCCTAATTTTAAGTTGTGTAAAACTATAGATGAAGTAGTAGATTATATTATGTATTGGGAAGAGCATAAACAAGACTTGCCATATGAAATTGATGGGATTGTTATAAAAGTAAATTCTTATTTATTACAAGAAGAGATTGGAAGTACACAAAAAAGTCCGCGTTGGGCAACAGCATATAAGTTTCCAGAAGAAGAACTCGCGACAAAATTACTGGATATAGAACTGAGTGTGGGAAGAACAGGAATTATAACACCAGTAGCAGTCTTAAATCCTATTAATATTTCTGGATCAACTGTATCTAAAGCTTCTCTGCATAATAAGGATATCATAGATGAATTAGATATTCATATAGGAGATATGGTTGTGGTAAAAAAAGCAGGAGAAATTATTCCGAAAGTAGTTCGAGTAGTCGAAGAATTACGTCTTGCTAATAGTGAAAAATATGTTATGCCTAATATATGTCCATCTTGTAAAAGTAAAACTTTTACAAAAGAAGGCGATCCATTTACAAGATGTTTAAATCCGGATTGCCCAGAACAAAATATTAGAAAAATTATTCACTTTGCATCACGAGAAGCATTAAATATTGAAGGTCTAGGCGATAAAGTAGTAGCAACACTGTATGAAAAAGGAATTATAAAACATACTATAGATTTATTTTCTTTAGATCGTAATAAACTTGTCGAATTAGAACGTATGGGAGATAAATCGGTAGATAATCTTTTAAATGCAATAGAGAATTCAAAGCAAAGTTCACTGGATAAAGTTATTTTTGCGTTAGGTATTTTAAATGTAGGTAAAAAAGCAGGTAAAATTCTTGCAGAATATTATAAAAATTTAACTAACTTTTCTAAAGCAACAGTTGATGAATTATTAGAATTACCTGATATAGGGTTAATCACAGCAGAATCAATAGTAGATTACTTATCAAATGATAATAATCTTAGATTTATTAATGAGTTAATTGAAATTGGTATGAATCCACAATACGAGATACAAAATAAAAATACTGACAATATATTTTCAGGGAAGACAATAGTTCTTACTGGTAAATTAGTTGAACTTACTCGTAATGAAGCCAAAGAATATTTAGAACGTTTTGGTGCTAAGGTAACAGGTAGTGTCACTTCAAAGACAGATTATGTAATTGCTGGAGAAAAAGCAGGATCAAAACTTGCTAAAGCAGAACAACTAGGTATTCAAGTGTTAAGTGAAGATGAATTTATAGATATAATGAAGGAGGTACAATAA
- a CDS encoding ATP-dependent helicase — MELVQNMNENQLKAILKTQGAVMVIAGAGSGKTRVLTNRIAYLIAEKNVLESNILAITFTNKAAKEMKERVYSLVGETSKYIWINTFHSMCVRILRQHIDLLGYNKNFTILDTSEQKTIIKNIVKELNLSEDSYQPNTILKIISNSKNSMISVNEMKAQARFGFMKNVVEIYEYYQKYLKKNSVLDFDDLMLKTIVLFEKHPEVLAIYQNKFEYIHVDEYQDTNVIQYKLIKMLSEVHKNICIVGDDDQSIYSWRGACSDNIINFEKDYEDVEVIFLDQNYRSNSTILDAANAVIKNNTDRKDKALWSENKGGDKITVYAATNDKDETDDIAKKILDLKAQGVDYKDIAILYRANYLSRSMENSCMVFGIPYKLIGSLKFLQRQEIRDLLAYMNVIVNKNDEFSLRRIINVPKRGIGASSMAKIDNYAEQYGLSLFEALKNIDMIGVSKKIITNIHLLTQLIEKYSQTEQYSIEDLIVGIYKDSGYESMLKESADAYAESRIENISELVSSAKQFSSMNDNLIDFISEMSLTSDADDENEDDSVVLSTVHAAKGLEYRVVFIMGLEENLFPSIRDAESSEDERNKMEEERRLAYVAITRAKEKLFMSYANRRMQFGSIKNNKRSRFLDEVPNKLMHFESGFGATANDSGESQLESVTKFISRLSPKIKIADKPKTDVRTNYVVGDIVVHKKFGEGKVLSIEKDSVKVDFEKVGPKILLIEYANLTRKE; from the coding sequence GTGGAATTAGTACAAAATATGAATGAAAATCAGCTAAAAGCTATTTTAAAAACTCAAGGAGCAGTTATGGTAATAGCGGGTGCTGGTAGTGGAAAAACACGCGTCTTAACTAATAGAATTGCATATTTGATAGCAGAAAAAAATGTTTTAGAAAGTAATATCCTTGCAATTACTTTTACAAATAAAGCTGCTAAAGAAATGAAAGAAAGAGTTTATAGTCTTGTAGGAGAAACTTCTAAATATATTTGGATAAATACATTTCACTCTATGTGTGTAAGAATTTTACGTCAACATATAGATTTGTTAGGTTATAATAAAAACTTTACAATATTAGATACAAGTGAACAAAAAACAATTATTAAAAATATTGTCAAAGAACTTAATTTATCAGAGGATTCTTATCAACCAAATACTATTTTAAAAATTATATCTAATTCAAAAAATAGTATGATAAGTGTTAATGAAATGAAAGCACAAGCAAGATTCGGATTTATGAAAAATGTGGTTGAAATATATGAATATTATCAAAAATATTTGAAAAAAAATAGTGTTCTTGACTTTGATGATTTGATGTTAAAAACTATAGTTCTTTTTGAAAAACATCCAGAAGTACTGGCTATTTATCAAAATAAATTTGAATACATTCATGTTGACGAATATCAAGATACTAATGTTATTCAATATAAACTTATAAAAATGTTATCAGAAGTTCATAAGAATATCTGCATTGTTGGTGATGATGATCAGAGTATTTATAGCTGGCGTGGAGCTTGTAGCGACAATATTATTAATTTCGAAAAAGATTATGAAGATGTAGAAGTTATTTTTTTAGACCAAAATTATCGCTCTAATTCTACAATATTAGATGCTGCTAATGCTGTTATTAAAAATAATACTGATAGAAAAGATAAAGCATTGTGGTCCGAAAATAAAGGTGGAGACAAAATTACAGTATATGCTGCCACAAACGATAAAGATGAAACTGATGATATTGCTAAGAAAATTTTAGATTTAAAAGCTCAGGGTGTCGATTATAAAGATATTGCCATTTTATATCGAGCTAACTATTTATCGCGTTCTATGGAAAATTCATGTATGGTTTTTGGGATTCCTTATAAATTAATAGGTTCTTTAAAATTCTTACAGCGTCAGGAAATTCGTGATTTATTAGCTTATATGAATGTTATTGTAAATAAAAATGATGAATTTAGTTTAAGAAGAATTATAAATGTTCCAAAACGTGGAATTGGAGCGAGTTCAATGGCTAAGATAGATAATTATGCAGAACAATATGGGTTAAGTCTGTTTGAGGCACTTAAAAATATTGATATGATTGGTGTTTCTAAAAAAATTATAACAAATATACATTTATTAACACAATTAATAGAGAAATATTCACAAACAGAACAGTATTCAATTGAAGATTTAATAGTGGGTATATATAAAGATTCTGGTTATGAAAGCATGTTAAAAGAATCAGCAGATGCGTATGCAGAAAGCAGAATTGAAAATATCTCAGAATTAGTATCTTCTGCAAAACAATTTTCAAGTATGAATGACAATTTAATAGATTTTATTTCAGAAATGTCATTAACATCTGATGCTGATGATGAAAATGAAGATGATTCTGTAGTTCTTTCTACAGTACACGCAGCAAAAGGTCTTGAATATAGAGTTGTCTTTATTATGGGATTAGAAGAAAACTTGTTCCCATCTATTCGTGATGCAGAAAGTAGTGAAGATGAACGCAATAAAATGGAAGAGGAGCGTCGTCTAGCGTATGTTGCAATTACACGAGCAAAAGAAAAATTATTTATGTCATACGCTAATCGTCGTATGCAATTTGGTTCTATTAAAAATAATAAACGCTCTCGTTTTTTAGACGAAGTTCCGAATAAACTTATGCACTTTGAGTCTGGATTCGGTGCAACTGCAAATGATAGCGGAGAGTCTCAATTAGAAAGTGTCACAAAATTTATAAGTAGACTTAGTCCGAAAATAAAAATTGCAGATAAGCCTAAAACTGATGTTAGAACGAATTATGTAGTTGGGGATATAGTAGTTCATAAAAAATTTGGTGAAGGTAAAGTTTTAAGTATTGAGAAAGATAGTGTTAAGGTAGACTTTGAAAAAGTTGGACCGAAAATACTACTTATAGAGTATGCAAATCTTACGAGAAAGGAATAA
- a CDS encoding DUF4044 domain-containing protein, which translates to MNKRIFKIVLWIMIFAILASGFISAIAIFL; encoded by the coding sequence ATGAATAAGAGAATTTTTAAAATTGTATTGTGGATTATGATTTTTGCAATTTTAGCAAGTGGTTTTATATCAGCGATTGCAATTTTCTTATAG
- the recA gene encoding recombinase RecA, with product MAKKAKDKFVTHIEKDDIKARQAAINEAIKVIEKEYGKGAIMDISSENPIKVEAVSSGSLAIDSALGIGGYPKGRIVEVYGPESSGKTTIALHAIAEVQKTGGIAAFIDAENALDIEYAKALGVDFTPGKFFLSQPDSGEQALDIAEKLILSGAIDIIVIDSVAALVPKAEIDGVMGANHIGLQARLMSQALRKLTGQINKANTIALFINQLREKVGVMFGSPEVTTGGRALKFYSTVRIDVRKGEAIKGADSEILGNRTKIKIVKNKVAPPFKIAEVDIMFGEGISKIGETLDFAVDLDIINKSGSWFSYNGERLGQGRENIKKVFEENEELYNEIYHLVREKIMNKSNKSDTADENINHDINELDLGIETLGEVE from the coding sequence ATGGCTAAAAAAGCAAAAGATAAATTCGTTACACATATAGAAAAAGATGATATAAAAGCACGTCAAGCAGCCATTAATGAAGCTATAAAAGTAATTGAGAAAGAGTACGGTAAAGGTGCAATAATGGATATTTCATCTGAAAATCCAATTAAAGTTGAAGCTGTATCTTCAGGGTCATTGGCTATTGACTCTGCATTAGGTATTGGTGGATATCCAAAAGGGCGTATAGTAGAAGTATATGGTCCAGAATCATCAGGAAAAACAACTATAGCGTTACATGCTATAGCAGAAGTGCAAAAAACAGGAGGAATTGCAGCATTTATCGATGCTGAAAATGCTCTGGATATTGAATATGCAAAGGCTCTTGGAGTTGACTTTACACCTGGTAAATTTTTCTTATCACAACCAGATAGTGGTGAACAAGCATTAGATATTGCAGAAAAATTAATTTTATCAGGAGCAATTGATATTATCGTAATAGACTCTGTAGCAGCATTAGTACCAAAAGCGGAAATAGACGGTGTAATGGGAGCTAATCATATAGGTCTTCAAGCAAGACTTATGTCTCAAGCACTACGCAAGTTAACAGGACAAATAAATAAAGCTAATACTATAGCATTATTTATCAACCAGCTACGTGAAAAAGTTGGTGTTATGTTTGGAAGCCCTGAAGTAACAACTGGAGGACGTGCATTGAAATTCTATTCTACAGTACGTATCGATGTACGTAAGGGAGAAGCGATTAAAGGCGCTGACAGTGAGATACTTGGTAATAGAACTAAGATTAAAATAGTTAAAAATAAAGTGGCGCCTCCATTCAAGATTGCTGAAGTAGATATTATGTTTGGTGAAGGTATTTCTAAAATCGGAGAAACGCTTGATTTTGCTGTAGATTTAGACATTATTAATAAATCGGGTTCTTGGTTCTCTTACAATGGAGAGAGATTAGGGCAAGGTCGTGAAAACATAAAAAAAGTATTTGAAGAGAACGAAGAATTGTATAACGAAATCTATCATCTTGTCCGTGAAAAAATTATGAATAAGTCTAATAAATCGGATACTGCTGATGAAAATATTAATCATGATATAAATGAGTTAGATTTAGGAATAGAAACTTTAGGTGAGGTAGAATAG
- a CDS encoding fumarylacetoacetate hydrolase family protein, producing the protein MKFLSFSYNDKELYGVKVKREESAWDLIKVLEDFDNENIIPKTLREAIEVYGVSFIEKVRKVLKVVEESGKANDYKVPFDKIIWRSPITRTPKNILCVGHNYEAHVNELGDELAKTPKDVLIFTKATTALAGNNEVVPSHKDITDSLDYGAELAVVIAKPGKNILKPLVLDYIFGYTIMNDITATDLQYKHGQFFLGKSLEKSAVVGPYLVTKDEVSSPESMGIVTKLNGEIKQNAMTSEMLFRVDDVLAEISKIVPLEAGDIIATGTPAGVGAAQNPPRFLKKGDEIKITVEGIGTLTTVIGE; encoded by the coding sequence ATGAAATTTTTATCTTTCAGTTATAACGATAAGGAATTATACGGAGTAAAAGTAAAACGTGAAGAAAGTGCTTGGGATTTAATAAAAGTATTAGAAGATTTTGATAATGAAAACATAATTCCGAAGACATTAAGAGAAGCTATAGAAGTATATGGTGTTTCTTTTATTGAAAAAGTAAGAAAAGTATTAAAAGTCGTAGAAGAAAGTGGTAAAGCAAATGATTATAAAGTACCATTTGATAAAATAATTTGGCGTTCACCTATTACAAGAACACCTAAAAATATTTTATGTGTAGGACATAATTATGAAGCTCACGTTAACGAACTAGGGGATGAACTTGCGAAAACTCCAAAAGATGTTCTCATCTTCACAAAAGCTACAACAGCATTGGCAGGAAATAATGAGGTGGTTCCTTCTCATAAAGATATCACTGATAGTTTAGATTATGGAGCAGAACTAGCTGTTGTTATTGCTAAACCAGGGAAAAATATATTAAAACCCCTTGTCCTTGATTATATCTTTGGATATACAATTATGAATGATATCACAGCTACTGATTTACAATATAAACACGGTCAATTTTTCCTAGGAAAATCGTTAGAAAAATCTGCGGTTGTAGGTCCATATTTAGTTACTAAAGATGAAGTTAGTTCTCCGGAATCAATGGGAATTGTTACAAAACTTAATGGGGAAATTAAACAAAACGCAATGACATCAGAAATGTTATTTAGAGTAGATGATGTATTAGCAGAAATTAGTAAAATTGTTCCTTTAGAAGCAGGGGATATTATTGCAACAGGTACACCAGCGGGTGTTGGTGCTGCGCAAAATCCACCTAGATTCTTAAAAAAAGGAGACGAAATAAAAATTACTGTTGAAGGTATAGGTACTTTAACAACAGTTATTGGAGAATAG
- the uvrC gene encoding excinuclease ABC subunit UvrC, translating into MNMTLKKKLESLPSNPGCYLYKDNIGEIIYVGKAKNLKNRVKSYFTGSHNKKTQILVSKIEDLEYIIVNSEKEALILENNLIKKYRPYYNIRLKDDKSYPYLMITKEEHPRLVLTRKYKKNNKNIYFGPYVDSKSASRVKQILDKIYPLRRCNPVEKRPCMYYQIGECIGPCAKEISQEEYKKQIAKIRSFLNGDTKEILNDLSEKMKNHINNLEFESAAQIHNFIKSIEVSIENQVVSDSGKIDRDYIGFCYNSEYICIQIFISRLGNIIERKVEYFSLYDKPEQIVYSYLMQYYTVNKLPKEIYINIENIDLLSEVIGVKTIIPKRGTHRKILDTVEENAKYFLNNNLETEELKERKLQVTLNNIAEKLGVNSINSIDAFDNSNIMGVDAVSVKVNFTNGKKNPYKYRKFKVKETQGINDVGTMKEVLYRNYKNGKTNTELLIIDGGKSHLNAAIEIVHDKLKLYDVKIIGLVKNDKHITEYIITDDYEIIEFPKKSAEYLFFKQIQDEVHRFAITYHRATKTKNMFTSSLDNISGIGKARKQVLLKSFSSIEEIKNAREEKLIELGIPKNIVKKLKTEL; encoded by the coding sequence ATGAATATGACATTAAAGAAAAAATTAGAATCTTTACCTAGTAATCCAGGTTGTTATTTATATAAAGATAATATCGGAGAAATTATTTATGTAGGTAAAGCTAAAAATTTAAAAAATAGGGTTAAAAGTTATTTTACAGGCTCTCATAATAAAAAAACTCAAATACTTGTTTCTAAAATAGAGGATTTAGAGTACATTATTGTAAATTCAGAAAAAGAAGCTTTGATTCTCGAAAATAACCTAATTAAAAAATATAGACCTTATTATAATATAAGACTAAAAGATGATAAAAGTTATCCGTATTTAATGATTACAAAAGAAGAACATCCACGACTTGTTTTAACGAGGAAGTATAAAAAAAATAATAAAAATATTTATTTTGGACCTTATGTTGATAGTAAGTCAGCATCTAGGGTAAAGCAAATACTTGATAAAATCTATCCTTTACGTCGATGCAATCCTGTAGAAAAACGCCCATGTATGTATTATCAAATAGGAGAGTGCATAGGACCATGTGCAAAAGAAATATCGCAGGAAGAATATAAAAAACAAATTGCTAAAATTCGTAGTTTTTTAAATGGTGATACTAAAGAAATATTAAATGATCTATCTGAAAAAATGAAAAATCATATAAATAATTTGGAATTTGAATCAGCTGCACAGATTCACAATTTTATAAAATCAATTGAAGTATCAATAGAAAATCAAGTTGTATCAGATAGTGGCAAAATTGATAGAGATTACATAGGTTTTTGTTATAATTCAGAATATATTTGTATACAAATATTTATTTCTAGACTTGGTAATATAATAGAGAGAAAGGTTGAATATTTTTCGCTTTATGATAAGCCAGAACAAATTGTATATTCTTATTTGATGCAATATTATACAGTTAATAAGCTCCCTAAAGAGATTTATATTAATATCGAAAATATTGATTTATTAAGTGAAGTTATTGGTGTTAAAACAATTATACCAAAAAGAGGGACTCATCGTAAAATTTTAGATACAGTTGAAGAAAATGCAAAATACTTCTTAAACAATAATCTTGAGACTGAAGAACTAAAAGAAAGAAAACTTCAAGTTACACTTAATAACATAGCAGAAAAATTAGGGGTGAATTCTATCAATAGTATAGATGCTTTTGATAATTCAAATATAATGGGGGTGGATGCGGTCTCTGTTAAAGTTAATTTTACAAATGGTAAGAAAAATCCCTATAAATATAGAAAATTCAAAGTTAAAGAAACTCAAGGAATTAATGATGTTGGTACTATGAAAGAAGTTCTGTATAGAAATTATAAAAATGGGAAAACTAATACAGAATTACTTATTATAGACGGAGGAAAGAGTCATTTAAATGCTGCGATAGAAATTGTCCATGATAAATTAAAATTATACGATGTGAAGATAATAGGATTGGTTAAAAATGATAAACATATTACAGAATATATAATAACAGATGATTATGAAATCATTGAATTCCCAAAAAAATCTGCAGAATATCTATTTTTCAAACAAATTCAAGATGAGGTGCATAGGTTTGCAATAACATATCATCGTGCTACAAAAACTAAAAATATGTTTACTTCTAGTTTAGATAATATTTCAGGTATAGGAAAAGCAAGGAAACAAGTGCTCCTAAAATCATTCTCATCTATTGAGGAGATAAAGAATGCTCGAGAGGAGAAGTTAATAGAGTTAGGTATTCCTAAAAATATTGTAAAAAAATTAAAAACGGAATTATAA